One genomic segment of Suricata suricatta isolate VVHF042 chromosome 16, meerkat_22Aug2017_6uvM2_HiC, whole genome shotgun sequence includes these proteins:
- the LOC115281209 gene encoding putative protein ZNF720, whose protein sequence is MAGSQGLLTFRDVAIEFSQEEWGCLSHSQRELYRDVMLENYGHLLFLDLVVLKPDLVTFLERKRELWDVKRKETVASYPGRWE, encoded by the exons ggactgctgaccttcagggatgtggccatagaattctcccaggaggagtggggatgcctgagcCACAGCCAGCGGGAACTGTACagggatgtgatgttagagaactACGGACACCTGCTCTTCCTGG atCTTGTTGTGTTAAAGCCGGACCTGGTCACCTTTTTGGAACGAAAGCGGGAgctatgggatgtgaagagaaaggaaaccgTAGCCTCATACCCAGGTAGGTGGGAATGA